The proteins below are encoded in one region of Nitrosopumilus sp.:
- a CDS encoding ABC transporter ATP-binding protein encodes MVGSSGSGKSTLLNIIGLLDHPSNGKIFIDGVDTTTLDDNKISSFRNKKLGFIFQFSNLLTDLSVLENVLLPRQIGGTDGIAEKEARDLLKAVGLEDQMNKRANKISGGQAQRVAIARGLINKPVIVLADEPTGNLDSVTSETIVQLMKSMAKKLNQTFIIVTHDRQHFGEVDKVITIKDGKAFEGEQPSEMEVII; translated from the coding sequence ATTGTAGGAAGTTCCGGTTCTGGAAAATCTACATTACTTAACATTATTGGATTGTTAGATCATCCATCAAATGGAAAGATCTTCATTGATGGTGTTGATACCACAACACTTGATGATAATAAAATTTCCTCATTTAGAAACAAAAAATTAGGATTCATCTTCCAATTTTCTAACTTACTTACTGATCTTTCTGTTTTAGAAAATGTACTGTTACCAAGACAAATTGGAGGAACTGATGGCATTGCTGAAAAAGAAGCTAGAGATTTATTAAAAGCAGTAGGGCTTGAAGACCAAATGAATAAACGTGCAAACAAGATTTCAGGTGGACAAGCTCAAAGAGTAGCAATTGCAAGAGGATTAATCAACAAACCCGTAATTGTTTTAGCTGATGAACCTACAGGCAATCTTGATTCTGTAACTTCAGAAACAATTGTTCAACTAATGAAATCAATGGCAAAAAAACTTAATCAAACATTCATTATAGTTACACATGATAGACAACATTTTGGTGAAGTAGATAAGGTGATAACGATAAAAGATGGTAAGGCGTTTGAGGGCGAACAACCATCTGAAATGGAGGTCATAATATAA
- a CDS encoding ABC transporter permease: protein MDYRLKLAKRMLFNKKGSLIGAVLAVTIGILVIHVNFVIFQGLFDAIVRDISDYRNGDILVTDEADYIDKSDLSIVNWFERIPYVAGAAPRLSSSAEMNMTKNGKLIEETRVPIVGVDPFRDIRASTVHETVSEGNYVFSRNSIVLGSNVAADLGGAEVGDSVKVLVVDRFGEDQIRRFTISGIAKSPGGQGFDYTAVVHIDTLRDMMNRPGDTGSFMVKLNDPSKALEVKEFFLTSFPNDDFLAETIEESAEEQLAGFRSGIAMISMIGYFGMMSSAFAILTIQMMLVNGKTKEIGIMRAIGAKRKDILIVFIFQGMIIGAIGAGVGTAAGLGYTFYAKETKMSFNNSLPLEVSYNWEKIIQTALTSFALAIIASLYPSYRATKLLPVEAMRTV from the coding sequence GTGGATTATAGGCTAAAACTTGCCAAACGAATGCTATTCAATAAAAAGGGTAGTTTGATTGGAGCTGTACTAGCTGTTACAATTGGAATTTTGGTTATTCATGTTAACTTTGTAATCTTTCAGGGATTGTTTGATGCTATAGTTAGGGATATTAGTGATTATAGAAATGGCGATATTCTTGTAACTGATGAGGCAGATTATATCGATAAATCTGATCTGTCAATTGTGAATTGGTTTGAAAGAATACCTTATGTTGCGGGGGCAGCGCCGCGGCTTTCATCAAGTGCTGAAATGAATATGACAAAAAATGGAAAACTAATTGAGGAAACTAGAGTGCCAATAGTGGGTGTTGATCCATTTCGTGATATTAGAGCATCTACTGTTCATGAAACTGTTTCAGAAGGAAACTATGTCTTTTCAAGAAATTCTATTGTGTTAGGATCTAATGTGGCAGCAGATCTTGGAGGAGCCGAAGTTGGTGATAGTGTTAAAGTTCTTGTTGTAGATAGATTCGGAGAAGATCAGATTAGAAGATTCACTATTTCTGGAATTGCAAAATCACCTGGAGGTCAGGGATTTGATTATACAGCTGTTGTACATATTGATACTCTACGTGATATGATGAATAGACCTGGAGATACTGGTTCATTTATGGTGAAACTAAACGATCCTTCGAAAGCATTAGAGGTAAAAGAATTCTTTTTAACATCATTTCCTAATGATGATTTTCTCGCAGAAACCATAGAAGAATCAGCTGAAGAACAACTTGCAGGTTTTAGATCTGGTATTGCAATGATTAGCATGATAGGTTATTTTGGAATGATGTCATCTGCATTTGCAATTCTTACAATTCAGATGATGTTAGTCAATGGAAAAACTAAAGAAATTGGAATTATGAGGGCAATTGGAGCCAAAAGAAAAGACATTCTAATAGTCTTCATTTTTCAAGGAATGATTATTGGAGCAATTGGTGCTGGAGTGGGAACTGCAGCAGGATTGGGTTATACTTTTTATGCAAAAGAAACAAAAATGTCATTTAACAATAGTTTACCTCTTGAGGTTAGCTATAACTGGGAAAAGATCATACAAACTGCCTTGACTTCCTTTGCTTTGGCAATTATTGCATCTTTGTATCCTTCGTATAGGGCAACAAAGCTATTACCCGTGGAGGCGATGAGAACTGTCTAA
- a CDS encoding AsnC family transcriptional regulator: MDNLDMKILSRLLNNCRESDRQIGIELGISGGAVRTRIQKMQEKKIIEEFFIKVEPPVLGYGVLYIVVIGENMNEILEQTNLVGEPYFVVPCIGGITVCGITIKENMKQKIEIAKKLMKDVRVLSIFEAENPGFNSNLTKTDLEILEELIKDPRQKIERVAKTTNMSTKTITRCIEKLHRNEGIQFTLVYDPKKIKDFIPYAVLAWIDGDLKETLGNLNNSFSESYLQIPFIAKNQIVLFMYSDNIFKMDELTQKVRTIKNVKSADLFIPKKISFYVKWIEKAIRDFKKSPKLHLIYQTN, from the coding sequence ATGGACAATTTAGACATGAAAATATTAAGTAGGTTATTGAATAATTGTAGAGAATCAGATAGACAAATAGGCATAGAATTGGGAATTTCTGGAGGAGCAGTTCGAACTCGAATCCAAAAGATGCAAGAAAAGAAGATTATTGAAGAGTTTTTCATCAAAGTAGAGCCTCCTGTATTGGGTTATGGTGTTTTGTACATTGTTGTAATAGGTGAAAACATGAATGAGATTTTAGAGCAAACAAATCTTGTTGGTGAACCATATTTTGTCGTGCCATGTATTGGGGGAATAACAGTTTGTGGTATTACGATAAAAGAAAATATGAAGCAAAAAATTGAGATTGCAAAAAAATTGATGAAAGATGTGAGAGTATTATCCATTTTTGAGGCAGAAAATCCGGGGTTCAATTCAAATCTTACAAAAACAGACTTGGAAATTTTAGAAGAATTGATAAAAGATCCAAGACAGAAAATTGAACGAGTTGCAAAAACCACTAACATGTCAACAAAAACAATAACAAGATGTATAGAAAAATTACATAGGAATGAAGGTATTCAATTTACATTAGTTTATGATCCTAAAAAAATAAAAGATTTCATCCCTTATGCTGTATTAGCTTGGATAGATGGTGATCTGAAAGAAACATTAGGAAACTTGAATAATTCATTTTCTGAATCATATTTACAAATTCCATTTATAGCAAAAAATCAGATTGTTCTGTTCATGTACAGTGATAATATTTTCAAGATGGATGAACTTACACAAAAAGTAAGAACCATAAAAAATGTAAAATCAGCTGATTTGTTCATACCAAAGAAGATTTCATTTTACGTTAAATGGATAGAAAAAGCAATTAGAGATTTTAAAAAATCACCAAAATTGCATCTTATATATCAAACAAATTAA
- a CDS encoding NUDIX hydrolase, with translation MKKTKIYDGKILGLSVYEGKIEGRLVKREVIEHRGAAAMLAFDEENRVILVKQHRFPYGYVLEIPAGTLEKKEEPIKCAFRELEEETGYKAKKMTPLITYYPSIGYNAEKIHCFVASGLKKIANLKLDEDEILSVVKIDLKKLLIMIKTGKIQDSKTICAVLTYAAKKKLF, from the coding sequence ATGAAGAAAACAAAGATCTATGATGGAAAAATTTTAGGTCTTAGTGTTTATGAAGGAAAAATTGAGGGAAGGTTAGTCAAAAGAGAAGTAATTGAACACAGAGGTGCAGCAGCTATGCTTGCTTTTGATGAAGAGAATAGAGTAATACTTGTTAAACAACATAGATTTCCATATGGATATGTCCTAGAGATTCCTGCCGGAACATTAGAAAAAAAAGAAGAGCCGATTAAATGCGCATTTAGAGAATTAGAAGAAGAGACAGGATATAAAGCAAAGAAGATGACTCCATTAATTACATATTATCCGTCAATTGGCTATAATGCTGAGAAAATTCACTGTTTTGTAGCCTCAGGATTAAAGAAAATTGCAAATTTAAAATTAGATGAAGATGAAATATTATCAGTAGTGAAAATAGATTTAAAAAAATTATTGATAATGATTAAAACTGGAAAAATTCAAGATTCAAAAACGATATGTGCAGTTTTAACATATGCTGCAAAAAAGAAATTATTTTAA
- a CDS encoding phosphate uptake regulator PhoU → MTKFIRRLQRIGSSILVSLPKEWVDTNHLDKGNQVEIETGQDTISISANKDTRPTKELVISYPLPQEENIVANITGAYLLGYDIIQINSKSIIPGKDREEIRNSMRRLVGMEIIEEAASHINMQFLLDATTLNPEKILKRMSSIALGMYDDASNGLISDDKSNLQTLSKRDVEVNRQYFLLVRLIRSTLVDKRLANVFNLENIDILDYRVAANVLENAGDSIVELSIFIYNSSLSTELSKKIFDTVKNFNTLAEKSILAFTKPDRLLAIEAISSHKQYEEKLSSLRITFGNKKEIPIEFFDLLYMYERIAQSWADVVDLVQPIYNE, encoded by the coding sequence TTGACTAAATTCATTCGTCGCCTGCAAAGAATAGGAAGCAGTATCCTAGTGTCACTTCCAAAAGAATGGGTTGATACTAATCATCTTGATAAAGGTAATCAAGTGGAAATTGAAACTGGACAGGACACCATTTCAATATCTGCAAATAAGGATACACGTCCAACAAAAGAACTTGTAATTTCTTACCCATTACCACAAGAAGAAAATATTGTGGCAAATATCACTGGAGCCTATCTCTTAGGATATGATATAATTCAAATAAATTCAAAATCAATTATTCCTGGAAAAGATAGAGAGGAAATTCGTAATTCAATGAGAAGATTAGTGGGAATGGAAATAATTGAAGAAGCTGCATCTCATATTAATATGCAATTTCTTTTAGATGCAACAACACTTAATCCAGAAAAAATTCTCAAACGAATGAGTTCAATCGCACTTGGAATGTATGATGATGCATCTAATGGATTAATTTCAGATGATAAATCTAATCTACAAACATTATCAAAACGTGATGTTGAGGTAAATAGACAATATTTCTTACTTGTCAGATTGATTAGAAGTACACTTGTTGATAAAAGATTAGCTAATGTATTCAATTTAGAAAATATAGATATACTTGATTATAGAGTTGCAGCAAATGTTCTTGAAAATGCAGGTGATTCTATTGTTGAACTTTCTATATTTATTTATAATTCATCTTTATCTACTGAACTCTCTAAAAAAATATTTGATACTGTAAAAAATTTTAATACACTTGCTGAAAAATCAATCCTTGCATTTACAAAGCCTGATAGGCTTTTAGCAATTGAAGCCATATCTTCACATAAACAATATGAAGAAAAATTAAGCTCACTACGAATTACATTTGGAAATAAAAAAGAAATTCCAATAGAATTTTTTGATTTATTGTATATGTATGAACGAATTGCACAATCATGGGCAGATGTAGTAGATCTTGTTCAACCAATTTATAATGAATAA
- a CDS encoding GHMP kinase, whose product MEATAFCPAHITGFFKAHLEDQHDALENLGSTGAGFSIKEGVTTKVKINTRNNQKSNFRITTNGYQSDKTDVSKYVLNEFLKLGEFSNKFIDIEHNISIPVGYGLGSSSAVALSLSFALDRVLETKLDKIKIGQIAHNAEVNCKTGLGDVLASYHGGFEIRVKPGAPGIGSIKKIDTDEMSVIMICFSPISTNKFIKERLAQINGLGGKMVDKLLESKNYEHFQDMSLEFAKYVDVMTPRMEKLVRDLSENNIKCGIALFGETIFSMIPKENESKILKILQKYDNGIIIKSELDNVGARVLYN is encoded by the coding sequence ATGGAGGCTACAGCATTTTGTCCTGCACATATCACTGGTTTTTTCAAAGCCCATTTAGAAGACCAACATGATGCTTTAGAAAATTTAGGTTCTACTGGCGCAGGCTTCTCAATTAAAGAAGGCGTTACAACCAAAGTGAAAATAAATACAAGAAATAATCAAAAATCTAATTTTAGAATTACAACTAATGGATATCAATCAGATAAAACAGATGTTTCAAAATATGTGTTAAATGAATTTCTAAAGCTTGGTGAATTTTCAAATAAGTTTATTGATATTGAGCACAACATATCAATTCCAGTCGGGTATGGTTTAGGATCAAGCAGTGCTGTTGCTTTATCATTGTCATTTGCATTAGATAGGGTTCTTGAGACAAAATTAGATAAAATAAAAATTGGACAAATTGCACACAATGCTGAAGTAAATTGTAAAACAGGATTAGGCGATGTATTAGCATCATATCATGGAGGTTTTGAAATTCGTGTAAAACCTGGTGCACCAGGAATTGGGTCTATTAAAAAAATCGATACAGATGAAATGTCTGTAATTATGATCTGTTTCTCCCCCATATCTACAAACAAATTCATCAAAGAGCGTTTAGCACAAATTAATGGTCTTGGTGGAAAAATGGTTGATAAACTATTAGAATCAAAAAATTATGAACATTTTCAAGACATGTCTTTAGAATTTGCAAAATATGTAGATGTGATGACACCTAGAATGGAGAAATTAGTTAGAGATCTTTCTGAAAATAATATTAAATGTGGAATTGCACTCTTTGGTGAAACTATTTTTTCTATGATTCCAAAAGAAAATGAATCCAAAATTTTGAAAATTTTACAAAAATATGATAATGGAATTATAATAAAATCAGAATTAGATAATGTTGGAGCAAGAGTACTTTATAATTAA
- a CDS encoding 4-phosphopantoate--beta-alanine ligase codes for MQIIPKSHPRAKSLLIREKLVNGFDNGLVAKEGLLAQGRGEAFDYLLGEKTGKTAVRAIKAAAAQLLLAETPVISVNGNVAALCPKQIVKLSKQIKAKIEVNLFYANENRKRAIIKTLKKNGALEILGSRISSSTKLSGIDSARRIVDKNGIFVADVVVVPLEDGDRTMALRKVGKTVITFDLNPLSRTSQTANITIVDNVTRAIDLLIEECKKMSKNNKKNLQKIIANFDNKKNLIESVNQIKNNLTRRAKIA; via the coding sequence ATGCAAATAATTCCTAAATCACATCCAAGAGCAAAATCACTTTTAATACGTGAAAAACTAGTTAATGGATTTGATAACGGATTGGTTGCAAAAGAAGGACTTTTGGCACAAGGTAGAGGAGAAGCTTTTGATTATCTATTAGGTGAAAAAACAGGAAAAACTGCAGTACGTGCAATCAAAGCTGCAGCTGCACAACTCCTATTAGCTGAAACGCCTGTAATTTCAGTTAATGGGAATGTTGCCGCATTATGCCCTAAACAAATTGTGAAATTATCAAAACAAATTAAAGCAAAAATTGAAGTAAATCTATTCTATGCTAATGAGAATCGAAAGCGGGCAATTATTAAGACTCTTAAAAAAAATGGTGCCTTAGAAATTCTAGGGTCAAGAATTAGTTCATCAACAAAACTGTCAGGTATTGATTCTGCAAGAAGAATTGTAGATAAGAATGGAATTTTTGTTGCTGATGTTGTTGTAGTACCATTAGAAGATGGGGATAGAACAATGGCATTAAGAAAAGTCGGAAAAACGGTCATCACATTTGATCTAAATCCTCTATCAAGAACTTCACAGACTGCAAACATTACAATTGTAGATAATGTAACTAGGGCAATTGATTTACTTATTGAGGAATGTAAAAAAATGTCAAAAAACAATAAAAAAAATCTTCAAAAAATTATTGCTAATTTTGACAATAAGAAAAATCTTATAGAAAGTGTAAATCAAATCAAAAATAATTTAACAAGGAGAGCTAAGATTGCATAA
- the panB gene encoding 3-methyl-2-oxobutanoate hydroxymethyltransferase encodes MHKTVQDILTMKKEKKKISVITSYDYTLASLCDRAGIDVLLVGDSAGMVILGYENTISVTMDQMCMFTGAVSRARKNSLLVSDLPFMSYQTSIEDAISNSGRLIKAGADAVKLEGGSVMAETISEIVDIGIPVMGHIGLQPQTAILSEGYKIQGKTKDSAMKLIDDAKELENAGVFSIALEMVSHEVAEIISETISIPTIGIGSGAGCDGQVLVVQDVLGMYDKIKPKFAKRYMNLSEDIVNSLENYKKDVESGIFPAQENWFSMNEEELKKLREQIGS; translated from the coding sequence TTGCATAAAACAGTCCAAGACATTTTAACTATGAAAAAAGAAAAAAAGAAAATTTCAGTAATTACAAGTTATGACTACACATTAGCTTCTCTATGTGACAGAGCAGGAATTGATGTGTTACTGGTAGGTGATAGTGCTGGAATGGTCATACTAGGATATGAAAATACAATTTCAGTGACAATGGATCAAATGTGTATGTTTACCGGGGCAGTAAGTAGAGCAAGAAAAAATTCTCTACTAGTATCAGATTTACCATTCATGTCATATCAAACAAGTATTGAAGACGCAATAAGTAATTCTGGCAGGTTGATCAAAGCTGGTGCTGATGCAGTAAAGCTGGAAGGAGGTTCGGTTATGGCAGAAACGATTAGTGAAATTGTTGATATAGGAATACCAGTAATGGGACATATAGGATTGCAACCTCAAACAGCAATACTTTCAGAAGGATACAAAATACAAGGAAAAACAAAAGATTCGGCAATGAAGTTAATTGACGATGCAAAAGAGCTAGAAAATGCAGGTGTATTTAGTATTGCATTGGAAATGGTAAGTCATGAAGTAGCTGAAATAATCTCTGAAACAATCAGTATACCAACTATTGGAATTGGTTCAGGAGCAGGCTGTGACGGTCAAGTGTTGGTAGTACAAGACGTGTTAGGAATGTATGATAAGATTAAGCCAAAATTTGCAAAAAGATACATGAATTTATCTGAAGATATAGTAAATTCGCTTGAAAATTATAAGAAAGATGTCGAATCAGGCATATTTCCAGCACAAGAAAACTGGTTCTCAATGAATGAGGAAGAGTTAAAGAAATTACGTGAGCAAATTGGTAGTTAA
- the coaBC gene encoding bifunctional phosphopantothenoylcysteine decarboxylase/phosphopantothenate--cysteine ligase CoaBC has product MVVKKKVKQKDHPSLDIVNSHGIEISGKKIVLCVAGSVAAYKAIELARLLMRHGADVTCVTSNAVTKLVQPEYFKWATGNEVITKLTGELEHIRLADYNQSDLIIVYPATANTLGKLANGIDDTPISTILTVGFGSKIPILMCLAMHASMYDNLAVKKNIDYLKNKIEFLAPNMIEGKAKASEPEDVLEYVLSKFGFSSVLKNKKVLITAGPTIEYIDPVRVITNLSSGKTGVFLASELISAGAKVTFVYGPGEEKPPKGAKIINVESSNDMHDAIRRELKKKFDIVIMAAAIADYIPVKASKNKIKSSKSELRINLKKSPKIIDQIKKYQKSVFLVGFKAEANVSKNQLIKSAQKKLRDSSSDMIIANDIGSLKYKKNPQNNQVIIINSKKVVSTSWMKKQKIAKFIRKQIELNIE; this is encoded by the coding sequence TTGGTAGTTAAAAAAAAGGTAAAGCAAAAAGATCATCCATCTTTAGATATTGTCAATTCACATGGTATAGAAATATCTGGCAAGAAAATTGTGCTTTGCGTTGCAGGTAGTGTTGCAGCATACAAAGCAATTGAATTAGCAAGATTACTTATGAGACACGGTGCCGATGTAACATGTGTAACAAGCAATGCAGTTACAAAGCTAGTGCAACCTGAATATTTCAAATGGGCTACAGGTAATGAAGTAATAACTAAGCTGACAGGAGAATTAGAGCATATTAGGTTAGCAGATTATAATCAATCAGATCTTATAATAGTATATCCTGCTACGGCAAACACATTAGGGAAATTAGCAAATGGTATTGATGATACCCCAATTTCCACAATACTTACTGTAGGATTTGGATCAAAAATTCCAATTTTGATGTGTCTGGCCATGCATGCATCAATGTATGATAATTTGGCAGTTAAAAAAAACATAGACTATTTGAAAAACAAAATTGAATTTCTGGCTCCCAATATGATTGAAGGTAAAGCAAAAGCTTCAGAACCTGAGGATGTTTTAGAATATGTTCTATCAAAGTTTGGATTTTCTTCAGTGTTAAAAAATAAAAAAGTGTTGATAACTGCCGGCCCAACAATTGAATATATTGATCCTGTAAGAGTAATAACAAATCTTAGCTCAGGAAAAACGGGAGTGTTTTTAGCATCTGAATTGATTTCTGCAGGAGCTAAAGTTACTTTTGTTTATGGTCCGGGAGAAGAAAAACCACCAAAGGGAGCAAAAATAATCAATGTTGAATCTAGTAATGATATGCACGATGCAATTAGAAGAGAATTAAAGAAAAAATTTGATATTGTTATCATGGCAGCAGCAATAGCTGACTATATTCCAGTGAAAGCAAGTAAAAATAAAATAAAAAGTTCAAAATCAGAATTAAGAATTAATCTCAAAAAATCACCAAAAATTATAGATCAAATCAAAAAATATCAAAAGAGCGTATTTTTGGTTGGTTTTAAAGCAGAAGCAAACGTTTCAAAAAATCAATTGATTAAATCTGCACAAAAAAAATTAAGAGATTCATCATCAGACATGATAATAGCTAATGATATTGGTTCACTGAAATATAAAAAAAATCCTCAAAATAATCAAGTAATTATCATAAATTCTAAAAAAGTAGTTTCAACAAGTTGGATGAAAAAACAAAAAATTGCCAAATTTATTAGAAAACAAATAGAATTAAACATAGAATGA
- a CDS encoding methyltransferase domain-containing protein, with the protein MKLIHFEYKQRNMKIWNEVAPRYHKKWASVNKGPFQSSKKLIELVGINKGDLVLDLACGTGALTKEIQKKIHNSGYVVGIDTSIAAIKIAKKWNDNKSNLVFLNIDAEKFSFSKKFDVVTCQYALFFFPNAQKALKNMRNSLKKSGKIGISVHGNNVPFFNSILDSVIKYIPDYVPPNSPDLDRFGTKFALRSEISKAGFSNVIVKEFLFQYNPGVFEEYWKNYIKYIPKPLKEKLNALEYSKRKELKLLVKEKTAKYTKKNGQILFPWQVLISTAKY; encoded by the coding sequence ATGAAATTGATTCATTTTGAATACAAACAAAGGAATATGAAAATTTGGAATGAAGTTGCCCCTCGTTATCATAAAAAGTGGGCAAGCGTAAACAAGGGACCATTTCAAAGCAGTAAAAAATTAATTGAATTAGTTGGCATCAATAAAGGTGATTTAGTACTAGATCTTGCATGTGGTACAGGTGCTTTAACAAAAGAAATTCAAAAAAAAATTCATAATTCAGGATATGTTGTTGGCATAGATACTTCAATTGCTGCAATTAAAATTGCAAAAAAATGGAATGATAATAAATCAAATTTAGTTTTTCTAAATATCGATGCAGAGAAATTTAGTTTTTCTAAAAAATTTGATGTTGTAACTTGTCAGTATGCATTATTCTTTTTTCCAAATGCTCAAAAAGCATTAAAAAACATGAGAAATAGCCTCAAAAAATCAGGTAAAATTGGAATATCAGTTCATGGAAATAATGTTCCATTTTTTAACAGTATTTTAGATTCAGTAATTAAATACATTCCAGATTATGTTCCTCCAAATTCACCAGATCTAGATAGGTTTGGAACAAAATTTGCATTAAGATCTGAAATTTCTAAAGCAGGATTTTCAAATGTTATAGTAAAAGAATTTCTTTTTCAATACAATCCTGGAGTGTTTGAGGAATATTGGAAAAATTACATAAAATACATTCCAAAGCCACTAAAAGAAAAACTAAATGCTTTAGAATATTCAAAACGAAAGGAATTGAAATTATTAGTAAAAGAGAAAACAGCTAAATATACAAAGAAAAATGGTCAAATTCTATTCCCTTGGCAAGTTTTAATTTCAACAGCTAAATACTAG
- a CDS encoding aminopeptidase P family protein encodes MKQRRKNLLKFAQKINCDTLVTFEPENLFYMTGFWGEAIGLLEKNGKTTIITPELEVGRAKEESEDCNVITAERGTGLLSSLIKNINKNQVCTDCQNYSTMMTLKKHVPTITSNTEPFYNSRIIKEEKEILILKKASKIIDEMFEICSKKMKVGQKESELQTILMTYAMEQEMFDTGYKSTLNPLIIAGGPNGALPHAQVTQRKFKKGDLVVTDLTLRYKGYVSDATRTFAIGKISSEAKEAYDIVKESQNLGLKAVKPNVNCKEIDLACRKYIEEKNYGKYFIHSTGHGIGLEVHELPTISYRSDTKLKKNMAITVEPGIYIENKFGIRIEDSLIVKERPIVMHKFTKNLVTV; translated from the coding sequence ATGAAGCAGAGAAGAAAGAATCTTCTAAAATTTGCTCAAAAAATTAATTGTGATACCTTGGTCACTTTTGAACCTGAAAATTTGTTTTACATGACTGGATTTTGGGGTGAAGCCATTGGATTACTTGAAAAAAATGGAAAAACTACCATTATTACACCAGAACTAGAAGTAGGTAGAGCAAAAGAAGAATCTGAAGATTGTAATGTAATTACTGCAGAACGTGGAACCGGCTTGCTTTCTTCTTTGATTAAAAACATAAATAAAAATCAAGTTTGTACTGATTGTCAAAACTATTCTACTATGATGACCCTAAAGAAACATGTTCCTACAATAACATCAAATACGGAACCGTTTTACAATTCCCGAATAATTAAAGAAGAAAAAGAAATTCTAATACTTAAAAAAGCATCAAAAATCATAGATGAAATGTTTGAGATTTGTTCGAAAAAAATGAAAGTAGGTCAAAAAGAATCAGAATTGCAGACAATTTTGATGACTTATGCGATGGAACAAGAAATGTTTGACACTGGATACAAGTCTACACTCAATCCCTTGATAATTGCTGGAGGTCCCAACGGTGCTCTTCCTCATGCCCAAGTTACTCAAAGAAAGTTCAAAAAAGGTGATCTTGTGGTAACTGATCTTACATTGAGATACAAAGGATATGTTTCAGATGCAACTAGAACATTTGCTATTGGAAAAATTTCATCGGAAGCAAAAGAAGCATATGACATAGTTAAAGAATCTCAAAATCTAGGTCTAAAAGCTGTCAAACCAAATGTAAATTGTAAAGAAATAGATCTTGCATGCAGAAAATATATTGAAGAAAAAAATTATGGTAAATACTTTATCCATTCAACTGGTCATGGGATTGGATTAGAAGTACATGAGCTTCCAACTATTTCTTACAGAAGTGATACAAAATTAAAAAAAAATATGGCAATTACAGTAGAACCTGGAATCTATATTGAAAATAAATTTGGAATCAGGATAGAAGATTCACTAATTGTAAAAGAACGACCAATTGTAATGCACAAATTTACTAAAAATCTAGTCACAGTTTAA